Proteins from a genomic interval of Pseudomonas asplenii:
- a CDS encoding TorF family putative porin — MCKAHVHYSLAVILLPLLSPAFAVADEDTTASYAIDVTARLASDNRTRGVSDSLNRPGAKVTVQIAHESGLVALAEFTTVSKKQFLGGDGAGVLLAGGYRFGNPDVWHFGVGLASEMFPGAQFKAPNRFDFDTFTPTDEHSTNYNSQFAVLEVGYGALEGRIAQVLSKTYRGANTGGVCGAMLQYSNDPTKALECYARGEKNSRGSTLYDLDYKYSLAHNTQLKLHAGYQQIANFSEANFSDYGVGLTHRHWGFDWGVDWVSPHTRARELYEVQDGDHVRSTDDSRWVFSVSRLF; from the coding sequence ATGTGCAAAGCTCATGTTCATTACTCCCTGGCGGTGATTCTGCTACCGCTGCTCAGCCCGGCGTTCGCGGTGGCGGATGAGGATACAACCGCCAGTTATGCGATCGATGTCACCGCGCGTCTCGCCTCGGACAACCGTACGCGCGGCGTTTCCGACTCGTTGAATCGGCCCGGGGCCAAGGTCACGGTCCAGATCGCTCACGAGAGTGGATTGGTGGCGTTGGCCGAGTTCACCACCGTCAGCAAGAAGCAGTTTCTCGGCGGTGACGGCGCTGGCGTGTTGCTCGCCGGTGGCTATCGCTTCGGCAATCCGGATGTCTGGCATTTCGGCGTGGGTCTGGCCAGTGAGATGTTTCCCGGCGCGCAGTTCAAGGCACCCAATCGTTTCGACTTCGACACCTTCACGCCGACTGACGAACACAGCACCAACTACAACTCCCAGTTCGCGGTGCTCGAGGTGGGGTATGGCGCGCTGGAAGGGCGCATCGCCCAGGTGCTCTCCAAAACCTATCGGGGAGCGAACACCGGCGGTGTCTGCGGAGCGATGCTGCAGTACAGCAATGACCCGACCAAGGCGCTGGAGTGTTATGCCAGGGGGGAAAAGAACTCCCGAGGCAGCACGCTCTATGACCTCGATTACAAGTACTCCCTGGCGCACAACACGCAGTTGAAGCTGCATGCCGGCTACCAGCAGATCGCCAATTTCTCCGAGGCCAATTTTTCCGACTACGGGGTAGGGCTGACGCATCGGCACTGGGGTTTCGACTGGGGCGTCGACTGGGTCTCGCCGCATACGCGGGCGCGTGAGCTGTACGAGGTCCAGGACGGTGACCATGTGCGCTCCACCGATGACAGTCGCTGGGTCTTTTCGGTTTCCCGTCTCTTCTGA
- a CDS encoding xylulokinase, which yields MTAFFVSRAPSVAAGLEQLVLAVDLGTSGCKCALVSLDGQVHAWVFNSVPLHINGVSAEQHPDDWWTAFLKGASELLQADPARRRQVVAVCCSTQSEGTVCVDRSGQAIGNAMLWLDMRGAAAVKRRIGGGRFNLGGYSPLKLWRSLRLTGGAPSLSGKDSAGHIAFICDHEPERYRRTYKFLNVLDYMNLKLTGRFCATGDSMLTAWVTDNRDSRHIRYDQGLVDGLGIDVQKLPELVSSTQVLGPLLPDLSSALGLSPDTRVVAGATDTSAVAVGAAVSDYCTHLYLGTSSWVGAHVPFKKSSVRNHMAAVPSAISGRYLALAMQTAAGANLSFLRDRIIYHPDELLSDEQHPDVYELLDRIASRVPAGARGLIYMPWLCGERSPVDDPSLRAGLFNLKLEHSREDIIRAFLEGIALNTRWMLEPFGRFLGRSDEAITAVGGGAQSDLWCQIMADITGHRIHQPDHPIQTNARGSAFIAAVGLGALTFDDIAGLQRPHRTYEPSRHLKGLYDDRFATFQEVQKRLAPLYRRLNPAENN from the coding sequence ATGACTGCATTTTTCGTATCCCGGGCGCCTTCGGTGGCCGCCGGGCTGGAGCAACTCGTCCTGGCGGTGGATCTGGGCACATCCGGGTGCAAATGCGCCCTGGTGTCTCTGGATGGTCAGGTGCATGCCTGGGTCTTCAACAGCGTGCCCCTGCACATCAACGGGGTCAGTGCCGAGCAGCATCCGGACGACTGGTGGACGGCGTTTCTCAAGGGCGCAAGCGAGCTGCTGCAGGCGGATCCGGCCCGGCGTCGGCAGGTGGTCGCCGTGTGTTGCTCCACCCAGAGCGAGGGGACCGTCTGTGTGGATCGCTCGGGGCAGGCCATCGGCAATGCCATGCTGTGGCTGGACATGCGGGGTGCAGCCGCGGTCAAGCGCCGTATTGGCGGTGGGCGGTTCAACCTGGGCGGTTACTCACCGCTGAAACTGTGGCGCTCGCTGCGCCTTACCGGCGGCGCCCCCTCGCTGTCCGGCAAGGACTCGGCGGGGCACATCGCCTTTATCTGCGACCACGAACCCGAGCGTTATCGCCGAACGTACAAGTTCCTCAATGTGCTCGACTACATGAACCTGAAACTGACCGGGCGCTTCTGTGCAACCGGCGACTCGATGTTGACGGCCTGGGTGACCGACAACCGTGACTCGCGGCACATCCGATATGACCAGGGCCTGGTCGACGGGCTGGGAATCGATGTGCAAAAGCTTCCCGAACTGGTGAGTTCCACGCAAGTGCTGGGCCCGCTGTTGCCGGACCTGTCGAGTGCCCTCGGATTGTCGCCCGATACCCGTGTGGTGGCGGGCGCTACGGACACTTCGGCGGTGGCGGTGGGGGCGGCGGTCAGCGACTATTGCACGCATCTCTACCTGGGGACTTCTTCCTGGGTCGGCGCGCACGTTCCCTTCAAGAAGTCCAGCGTGCGCAACCACATGGCCGCGGTGCCCAGTGCCATCAGCGGGCGCTACCTGGCGCTGGCCATGCAGACGGCTGCAGGGGCGAACCTGTCGTTTCTGCGCGACCGGATCATCTATCACCCTGACGAGTTGCTCAGCGATGAACAGCATCCGGATGTCTATGAGTTGCTGGACCGCATCGCCTCCCGGGTACCGGCGGGAGCCCGTGGGCTGATCTATATGCCCTGGCTGTGTGGCGAGCGCTCTCCAGTCGATGATCCGAGCCTGCGGGCCGGATTGTTCAACCTGAAACTGGAGCATTCGCGCGAAGACATCATTCGTGCCTTTCTCGAGGGTATCGCCCTCAATACCCGCTGGATGCTGGAGCCGTTCGGACGCTTTCTCGGGCGCTCCGACGAGGCCATCACGGCGGTGGGCGGCGGCGCCCAATCCGATTTGTGGTGCCAGATCATGGCCGATATCACCGGCCATCGCATTCATCAGCCCGACCATCCGATCCAGACCAACGCCCGGGGTTCTGCCTTCATCGCCGCCGTGGGCCTGGGCGCCTTGACGTTCGACGACATCGCCGGCCTGCAGCGGCCGCACCGCACCTATGAGCCGTCCCGCCACCTCAAGGGACTGTACGACGACCGTTTTGCCACCTTCCAGGAAGTGCAGAAGCGCCTGGCGCCGCTGTACCGCCGCCTCAACCCTGCGGAGAACAACTGA
- a CDS encoding molybdopterin-dependent oxidoreductase → MKNEKKPATIPAHDAQQLVTDAKRLIIPKLGMAGRRQFLRQGLTLGGMLMLTGCSLDDDTDAEKILMTVSRFNDRIQGWLFDPTRLAPEYDNSQITRPFPFNAFYGEDSIPAINGEDYRLEVMGLVRNTKPWKLSELLALTQVAHTTRHICVEGWSAIGRWGGVRFRDFLQYVGADTNAQYVSFRCADDYYTSIDMASALHPQTLLALSWDDHMLPAKYGYPMKLRIPTKLGYKNPKHITSIEITNRYPGGYWEDQGYNWFGGS, encoded by the coding sequence ATGAAAAACGAAAAAAAACCGGCAACGATCCCCGCACATGATGCGCAGCAACTGGTGACTGATGCCAAACGCCTGATTATTCCAAAGCTTGGCATGGCCGGTCGGCGACAGTTCTTGAGGCAGGGATTGACCTTGGGCGGCATGTTGATGCTGACCGGCTGCAGTCTTGATGATGATACAGACGCCGAAAAGATACTCATGACGGTCTCACGTTTCAACGACCGCATACAAGGTTGGCTTTTCGACCCCACTCGTCTGGCGCCAGAGTACGACAACAGCCAGATAACGCGCCCTTTTCCATTCAATGCATTTTATGGAGAAGATAGTATTCCAGCGATCAACGGCGAAGACTATCGCCTGGAAGTCATGGGGTTGGTGCGTAATACGAAACCCTGGAAGTTGTCAGAGTTGCTCGCCCTGACCCAGGTTGCTCACACGACTCGCCATATCTGCGTTGAAGGATGGAGTGCGATTGGCCGTTGGGGTGGGGTGCGTTTCAGGGACTTTCTTCAATACGTAGGTGCTGATACCAACGCTCAGTATGTCAGTTTCAGATGCGCCGATGATTACTACACCAGCATCGACATGGCTTCGGCGTTGCATCCTCAGACATTGCTGGCGTTAAGCTGGGATGATCACATGCTCCCTGCGAAGTACGGCTATCCCATGAAACTTCGGATACCTACAAAATTGGGATATAAAAATCCAAAACATATTACCTCAATCGAAATAACCAACCGCTATCCCGGTGGCTACTGGGAAGACCAGGGTTACAACTGGTTCGGCGGTAGTTAG
- a CDS encoding pentapeptide MXKDX repeat protein, translating to MKKMIATLFAGSLMLVVGGAYAADSMSKDTMSKDAKESSMMHDNMGKGDAMSKDGMSKDGMSKDGMSKGGMSKDSMSKDKMSNDEMKK from the coding sequence ATGAAAAAGATGATCGCAACCCTGTTCGCCGGTTCTTTGATGCTGGTTGTAGGCGGTGCGTATGCCGCGGATAGCATGTCCAAGGACACTATGAGCAAAGACGCCAAGGAAAGTAGCATGATGCACGACAATATGGGTAAAGGTGATGCCATGTCCAAAGACGGCATGTCTAAAGATGGCATGTCCAAGGACGGCATGTCTAAAGGTGGCATGTCCAAAGACAGCATGTCGAAGGACAAGATGTCCAACGATGAAATGAAAAAATAA
- a CDS encoding class II aldolase/adducin family protein, giving the protein MSLFQQQVVELSQHLSRLGFFAATGGNLALRIDAEFMAVTPSAVDYHSMQAKDVCIVRLRDLHKVAGEGTPSVESSLHARVLRRRADVQCTIHTHQPLASACTLFGEALVVDRAPTRQLLGARIPIVGYAPSGSRWLASKLERAIRPDLNGYLMRNHGVLCCGPDIGTTLERLEGLEDFCRQYLLDHIHARLQEQPGLRSASLPLIEALLESSSSVPSFNRP; this is encoded by the coding sequence ATGAGCCTCTTTCAACAGCAGGTCGTGGAGCTGTCCCAGCATCTTTCACGACTCGGATTTTTTGCCGCGACCGGTGGCAACCTGGCGCTGCGTATCGACGCCGAGTTCATGGCGGTCACGCCGTCGGCCGTCGATTACCACAGCATGCAGGCCAAGGATGTGTGCATCGTTCGCCTCAGGGATCTGCACAAGGTCGCCGGTGAGGGAACCCCCTCGGTCGAGAGCAGCCTGCATGCCCGGGTGCTGCGTCGACGCGCCGATGTGCAATGCACCATTCATACCCATCAGCCGCTGGCGAGTGCCTGCACGTTGTTTGGCGAGGCGCTGGTCGTGGATCGTGCGCCCACGCGGCAATTGCTCGGGGCGCGAATCCCCATCGTGGGGTATGCGCCGTCCGGCAGCCGTTGGCTGGCCAGCAAGCTGGAGCGGGCGATCCGTCCCGACCTCAACGGCTATCTGATGCGCAATCACGGCGTGCTCTGCTGTGGCCCGGACATTGGAACAACGCTTGAGCGCCTGGAGGGGCTCGAAGACTTCTGTCGCCAATACCTGCTCGACCACATCCACGCGCGTCTGCAAGAGCAACCGGGCCTGCGTTCGGCGTCGCTGCCCCTGATCGAGGCACTGCTGGAATCGTCTTCCTCGGTCCCTTCATTCAACCGTCCGTAG
- a CDS encoding aspartate aminotransferase family protein, protein MNQVFSAPEPCPAASAAISSWPDVESLYQRFDALVKQPIRPIRRDALNRVMAYFDERCQGSRHLADLAKTVIPGGVQHNLAFNHPFALAIAQAKGAYLTDVDGNRYIDFLQAGGPTLLGSNHPAIREQVNRILDECGPVTGLLHEYEVKLAQLVCEVMPGVDMVRLLGSGTEAVMAAIRLARAYTGKKWVIKVGGAYHGWSDQLVYGMRLPGTGRLEAVGIPRGATGCTQESPPNNLEALRRRLLINRLRGGTAAIIVEPFGPESGTRPVHPDFNRQLRKLCDEFDTLLVFDEVVTGFRAGMGGAQAYFNVMPDITVLGKCLTGGYPMAGAIGGRRDVMELLAGGIGTSARRAFVGGTLSANPLSCLAGYYALREAQKLDAAGVAGRAGDRLRAGLEEIIARRGLPYVAYNIGSIVHLQTSGVLLLDTSNPIKLLRARHEAKSRKHMMEEMGAAYTAHGLITLAGSRIYTSLADTDAVIDDALERFDNVFQLV, encoded by the coding sequence ATGAATCAAGTATTTTCCGCGCCTGAACCCTGTCCTGCCGCGTCTGCGGCGATCTCATCCTGGCCGGACGTCGAGAGTCTGTATCAACGCTTCGACGCGCTGGTCAAACAACCGATCCGGCCGATTCGCCGGGATGCGCTCAACCGGGTGATGGCCTACTTCGATGAGCGTTGCCAAGGTTCGAGGCACCTGGCCGACCTGGCGAAAACGGTGATCCCGGGCGGTGTGCAGCACAACCTGGCGTTCAACCATCCGTTTGCACTGGCTATTGCGCAGGCCAAGGGCGCGTACCTGACCGACGTCGATGGAAACCGCTACATCGATTTCCTCCAGGCCGGTGGCCCGACCTTGCTGGGCTCCAATCACCCGGCCATTCGCGAGCAGGTCAATCGCATTCTCGATGAATGCGGCCCGGTGACCGGCTTGCTGCACGAGTACGAGGTCAAGCTGGCGCAACTGGTCTGCGAGGTCATGCCTGGGGTGGACATGGTGCGTCTGCTCGGTTCCGGGACCGAAGCGGTGATGGCGGCCATCCGCCTGGCCCGTGCCTACACCGGCAAGAAGTGGGTGATCAAGGTAGGCGGGGCCTATCACGGTTGGAGTGACCAACTGGTGTACGGGATGCGCCTGCCTGGAACGGGGCGGCTGGAAGCGGTCGGCATTCCCCGGGGAGCCACCGGTTGCACCCAGGAGAGTCCACCGAACAACCTTGAAGCCCTGCGGCGACGGTTGCTGATCAATCGGTTGCGCGGCGGCACTGCGGCGATCATCGTCGAGCCGTTCGGCCCTGAAAGTGGTACGCGTCCCGTTCACCCGGATTTCAACCGGCAGTTGCGCAAGCTCTGCGATGAGTTCGACACGCTGCTGGTTTTCGACGAGGTGGTGACCGGGTTCCGTGCGGGCATGGGCGGCGCACAGGCTTACTTCAATGTCATGCCGGACATCACCGTCCTCGGCAAATGCCTGACCGGAGGCTACCCCATGGCCGGTGCCATCGGTGGGCGCCGTGACGTGATGGAACTGTTGGCGGGCGGTATCGGCACCTCCGCCAGGCGTGCTTTCGTCGGTGGTACCTTGTCCGCCAACCCGCTGTCTTGCTTGGCGGGTTACTACGCCTTGCGCGAGGCGCAGAAACTGGATGCGGCGGGTGTCGCGGGCCGGGCGGGCGACCGGCTGCGGGCGGGCCTGGAAGAGATCATCGCGCGCCGAGGTCTGCCCTATGTCGCCTATAACATCGGCTCCATCGTGCACTTGCAGACTTCCGGGGTCCTGCTGCTCGATACCAGTAACCCGATCAAGTTGCTGCGGGCCCGCCACGAGGCGAAAAGCCGCAAACACATGATGGAGGAGATGGGCGCCGCTTACACCGCACATGGTCTGATCACCCTGGCCGGTAGCCGGATCTACACCAGCCTGGCCGATACCGACGCGGTGATCGACGACGCGCTCGAACGTTTCGATAACGTTTTTCAACTGGTGTAA
- a CDS encoding ABC transporter ATP-binding protein, whose translation MLRTFERWLDPFPPDETPPPPMGLIRFLWACTRGARGYILALALLSAGVSIYEAWLFSFLGQVVDLLSNWKAGGGVSAEESHVLWGIGIVLLISIGLVALRTLMQHQVLAINLPLRLRWDFHRLMLRQSLSFFSDEFSGRVTTKVMQTALAVREVLFTLIEILPGIGVYFIAIIALAGGFALKLMLPFVAWIALFGLAMLYFVPRLGQVGQEQANARSSMTGRVSDAYTNITTVKLFSHSKREAQFARAAMEDFKETGFRQMRLVSQFEIVNQALVVVLILGAGGYALWLWHQGEIGTGAVAAITAMALRVNGMSHWIMWQMTSLFENIGTVQDGMLTLTRGPKVQDAPNAGELVTAGGAVTFDNVSFNYNGERQVLDGLNLQIRPGEKIGLVGRSGAGKSTLINLLLRFYDVDKGEIRIDGQNIAQVTQDSLRSSIGMVTQDTSLLHRSIRDNIAYGRPDATDAQIRDAAAHAQADGFIHQLSDRQGHTGYDTLVGERGIKLSGGQRQRIAIARVMLKNAPILLLDEATSALDSEVEVAIQESLDSMMEGKTVIAIAHRLSTIAAMDRLIVMDEGRIIEQGTHSELLARNGTYARLWQHQSGGFLGEDQGVLEALE comes from the coding sequence GTGCTGCGTACCTTTGAACGATGGCTCGACCCCTTCCCGCCCGACGAGACACCGCCGCCGCCCATGGGCCTGATACGGTTCCTGTGGGCGTGCACACGCGGCGCCCGCGGCTACATCCTCGCCCTGGCGCTGCTGAGTGCCGGCGTGTCGATTTACGAAGCCTGGCTGTTTTCCTTTCTCGGGCAGGTGGTCGACCTGCTGTCCAACTGGAAAGCTGGCGGTGGCGTGAGCGCAGAGGAAAGCCATGTGCTGTGGGGCATCGGTATTGTCCTGCTGATCAGCATCGGGCTGGTGGCACTGCGCACGCTGATGCAGCACCAGGTCTTGGCAATCAATCTGCCGCTGCGCTTGCGCTGGGACTTCCATCGCCTGATGTTGCGCCAAAGCCTGTCGTTCTTTTCCGATGAGTTCTCTGGTCGGGTCACGACCAAGGTGATGCAAACGGCGCTGGCCGTGCGCGAGGTGCTGTTCACCCTCATCGAAATCCTCCCCGGCATCGGCGTGTATTTCATTGCGATCATCGCCCTGGCCGGCGGCTTCGCCCTGAAGCTGATGCTGCCTTTTGTGGCCTGGATCGCCCTGTTCGGGCTGGCCATGCTGTACTTCGTCCCACGCCTGGGGCAGGTCGGCCAGGAACAGGCTAACGCTCGCTCGTCGATGACCGGACGGGTCTCGGACGCGTACACCAACATCACCACCGTGAAGTTGTTTTCGCACTCCAAACGCGAGGCGCAATTCGCCCGCGCCGCGATGGAGGACTTCAAGGAGACCGGCTTTCGCCAGATGCGCCTGGTCAGCCAGTTCGAGATCGTCAATCAGGCGCTGGTGGTCGTGCTGATCCTCGGCGCCGGGGGTTATGCGCTGTGGCTCTGGCATCAAGGCGAGATCGGTACCGGGGCCGTGGCGGCGATTACCGCGATGGCCTTGCGGGTCAATGGCATGTCGCACTGGATCATGTGGCAGATGACGTCGCTGTTCGAGAACATCGGCACCGTCCAGGATGGCATGCTCACCCTGACCCGCGGCCCCAAGGTGCAGGACGCGCCGAACGCGGGCGAACTGGTGACTGCGGGCGGCGCGGTGACGTTCGATAACGTCAGCTTCAACTACAACGGTGAACGCCAGGTGCTCGATGGCCTGAACCTGCAGATCCGTCCGGGCGAAAAAATCGGCCTGGTCGGCCGTTCCGGTGCGGGGAAATCCACCCTGATCAACCTGCTGCTGCGTTTCTATGACGTCGACAAGGGCGAGATTCGCATCGATGGACAAAACATCGCCCAGGTCACGCAAGACAGCCTGCGCAGTTCCATCGGCATGGTCACTCAGGATACCTCGCTGTTGCACCGCTCCATCCGCGACAACATTGCCTACGGCCGCCCCGATGCGACCGACGCGCAAATTCGCGACGCGGCGGCGCATGCCCAGGCCGATGGGTTCATCCACCAGTTGAGCGACCGACAAGGCCATACCGGCTACGACACGCTCGTCGGTGAGCGGGGTATCAAGCTGTCCGGCGGACAGCGCCAACGCATCGCCATTGCCCGGGTAATGCTCAAGAACGCGCCGATCCTGCTGCTCGACGAGGCCACCAGTGCGCTGGATTCGGAAGTGGAAGTCGCCATCCAGGAAAGCCTCGATAGCATGATGGAGGGCAAGACCGTCATCGCCATCGCCCATCGACTGTCGACGATCGCCGCCATGGATCGACTGATTGTCATGGATGAAGGACGCATCATCGAGCAGGGTACCCACAGCGAACTGCTGGCCAGAAACGGTACCTATGCCCGGCTTTGGCAGCACCAGAGCGGTGGATTCCTGGGTGAGGATCAGGGGGTGCTGGAGGCGTTGGAGTAG
- a CDS encoding DUF2147 domain-containing protein, with product MNLRQGVVFSLVGLLCASGYAAQGPTEAKGLWLTEDEDAVIRLADCPTGPSMLCGEVVWVKDASSVASDCGTHVLQMSRYDSDAWRDGWVYDPRDHKKYKGVVRLKDGLLNIRAFVGTEILGKTEVLKRVETFPTTPVCPA from the coding sequence ATGAATCTAAGACAAGGCGTTGTGTTCTCTCTGGTTGGATTGCTCTGCGCTAGCGGCTATGCGGCCCAGGGCCCCACCGAGGCAAAAGGGCTGTGGCTCACCGAGGATGAAGATGCGGTCATCCGGCTGGCGGATTGTCCGACGGGGCCATCGATGTTGTGTGGCGAGGTGGTGTGGGTCAAGGATGCGTCCTCCGTTGCCAGCGATTGCGGTACCCATGTCCTGCAGATGTCCCGCTACGACAGTGATGCCTGGCGTGATGGCTGGGTCTACGACCCGCGTGATCACAAGAAGTACAAAGGCGTCGTTCGCCTCAAGGACGGTCTGCTCAATATCAGAGCGTTCGTCGGTACCGAGATCCTCGGCAAGACCGAGGTCCTCAAGCGCGTGGAAACATTCCCGACCACCCCGGTCTGCCCTGCGTAA
- a CDS encoding TetR/AcrR family transcriptional regulator, with translation MAKSTPTPASSTTAGTTLEAKKRPAQQRATETYERILDATSKILTEVGIERLSTNQVCARAGLTPPALYRYFPNKFALLSVLGQRLLERQNACIAQWITPQVLTGTALDLETALSGLILNTYEVTRETEGGMWTLKALRAVPVLEHVRLDSHRRMAREQVDAMMLLFPHVERETLDAAIRLTVEMIHATVEMLFDENMDAAKVSAMMAAMIASQLERIR, from the coding sequence ATGGCCAAGTCCACCCCAACGCCCGCCTCGTCCACGACTGCGGGTACCACACTCGAAGCGAAAAAACGCCCCGCCCAGCAACGCGCGACCGAAACCTATGAGCGGATCCTGGACGCGACCTCAAAGATTCTCACCGAGGTCGGCATCGAGCGGCTGTCGACCAACCAGGTGTGCGCGCGGGCGGGGCTGACCCCGCCGGCGCTGTATCGTTACTTTCCCAACAAGTTCGCCCTGCTCAGCGTGCTGGGACAGCGTTTGCTGGAGCGCCAGAACGCCTGCATCGCTCAATGGATAACCCCGCAGGTTCTGACGGGCACGGCCCTTGATCTGGAAACGGCCTTGAGTGGGCTGATCCTCAATACCTACGAGGTGACGCGTGAGACCGAAGGTGGCATGTGGACCCTCAAGGCCTTGCGCGCCGTGCCAGTGCTCGAACATGTACGACTGGACTCCCATCGCCGTATGGCGCGCGAGCAGGTCGACGCGATGATGCTGCTGTTCCCACATGTCGAACGTGAAACGCTGGACGCTGCCATCCGCCTCACGGTGGAAATGATCCACGCGACGGTGGAGATGCTGTTCGACGAAAACATGGACGCGGCGAAGGTCAGCGCAATGATGGCGGCGATGATCGCCAGTCAGTTGGAGCGGATTCGGTGA